The sequence AAAATACTGAGTCAGCAAGGTACCTTCTTGGCATCAATTTGATTTTCCAAAACTCGTGGAGAAAGAGTTCTCGCCAATGAAGTGGACCTTGACCAATCAAATAGTGAAGCCTGACCTCTAAGAATCCGTCTCAAATGCTCCTGGTTcatgtaaaaataaagaaaatgattatcATGGCCAACAATTAACAGATATGAAGCATCTCTGCGACGTGTATGTGTGAGGCTGCAAAGTCAGTCTATCAGATTGCATAATAAATGTCAACATCCACTTAAAATGGTTGTAACTTCCCCCAGATACCAGACAATGTAAAGATCAACCGAGTTAGCAGGAAAGAAGAAACTTCAAGGTTAACTTTTATGGAATGGTTTGTGGAGTTGTTATGGCATTTTCAAAGTTCATATGATAGAGTTCACAGGAGAACAACCATGTGTTTGAAATAGCCAAACCGAGTACTTCGATGTAAGAAAttgccatgcaatatttctAGAAACTAAACACATTATATGGCGCTCATATATTCATCCTTTAAGCTCACAATATAAGCCATAGAATCACTCAAATTTTTATAATGAAGACTCCTGCCACTTTTTCCATCAATTTATCTCAGATATGCTTAGTCAAGTAGTCACCAGATACCAAACTACACTGATGTGTAAAATTATCCAACTTCTCAATATACCACACATCACTTAAGGTTTGGCCTGATCATTGAGAgtgagaaatattttaaaatttataaattagttTGTAGGTGAATATTTTTTAGGAATATTGTAGTAATTCTGAGAGACAATTCATAATGAAACTTGGGAAAATTGACTTAGGaagttgataaaaaaaaaaatgatgggCTTTAGAATGGAGAAATGTCAGCCCAAATGGCCAAACAATTAGAATGGAGAAAGGTCGGCACAAATGCCAAATAAATGGAGCCCAAGTTTCCGATAAGCCTttgtttttattcaaaaattaaaaagtatGATGCATTTCACCTTTTAGTTTTGAAGTTTGCTTAGCGAAACCATGCAAGATGCTTTCGCATCACCCTTGAAAAATTAGTTTAATGGCACTGGTTCCCATCAAGATCACAAGGATTGTTCCAGGGTCGCTCAGTCAATATCTCAGTGATTATGAATAAGAGCAAAAGTAAAACACCATCAAAGAAGGAATAAAATTGAATGTACTCTCTTGATCATGATATGCATCCAAAATAGTTACAGACCAATTATATCATAGAGGTCAACACGTGCAGTAACGGATACATTGTTCATATAAAAGCACCATTAGATACATGAAACAAAGCCCCAATTATCCTTTTTTTCGCTGCACATAAGATTTAATCATGTGACTTTTTTTCTAAAACAATTTGAAACTTTTGAAGAAAAAACATCAGCTTTCAAGCAAAATCACTTACCAGCAAATGAGAGAAATCAAGCTCCTTGTGGGTAACAGAAAATTCGATATCAAACGGTGCAATCTAGAAAATCAAGACTTGATCTGAGTAACAAAACAACAGTGATCAATGTAGTAATTAATAACTAAAGAAACATATTACCTGCTCTCTGAGAATAAGAAGATGCTTTATAAGGAACAGTTGGGCCTCCATTGCAGATGATCTTTTGGCAATTAGTTTGCTAGTTTTCTATAAAAATAAATGACTAAGTATTACCAGCCAAAAACTAAATGAATTGGAAGCGTGAGTACCAGCATGGAACATAACACAACAATTAGCTTagatcaagatcaagaacaaGCATTTCAGAGATAAGAAGTGAGTTCAAATATCTGGAACTGGAAGTGAAAAATTGCTAAAGAACTTCCATATTTAGGAGATGagtgaaatttttttaccaTGCTCAATCCTCAAAGGAACCAGTAGCTGTTTGAGAATTTTGAAGTTTAGTGTATCTCATCCCCTCCCAATAACAAATAAACAAGAACATTTATGCACTCACCAGGATGGATGAAGAGCAAACTTCAACGGCTTCCtgataaaaagaaagaaagaagtgAATCTCTGTCTAGGGGAAAGATAGCCAAGTTTTAGAATACCTGTGCCAAACCAGTAAAAACTGCTGACTCTAGGCAGCGATACAGCTTGGACAAACAGGATATAGTTCTCTCGAGCGGAGGGTACCATGTTCTGGAAACATCTAGGTTTTGATCACTCTGCGGTAGTACGTGTGAGGAAAATATAATAATGCTTGAATTTGAGTTGGAACGATAATTATATAAGAAATATAGCAGTGCATCGTCACATCCCGCATGTACAGAAAAGGAACTAGAAGTTTATCTCCTGCTCAATTTATGTATCAAAATGAAATAGCATAGCAATCCCATACCGGACAACTCAATCTACTCTCAACATATTAAAACAAGAGATAATTGGAAACGGCACTAAATCCAACACTGAATACTAATTATAAGGGGAAAAAGTAAATCTAAACAAGATTAAAACATTCTCATGCGTGCTGTGAAAAACAAGAGGACTTACCGATGATGTTTCCAACGTTGTCTCAGTTGATTGCTCCAGCTTAGCGGGGTAGTTTAGATCTTCATCTGTAGGAGGATAATTCGCAATCTGGTGGAAAAACAGATGTACCAGTAACAAAATTTGGTAGTTTTCGAGAATGCTATGAGTGTATATCAAGTAACTATAGTTGCAACTCAATCATCAACACCAGAAATCGTGATGATTGCGGAACAGGTggaagaagaaatatatattaagGTGTTCCGTCCAACACCAAGTCCCAACtgttttaatcatttaatttcACAACACATTGAAGCCATATTCAAAACACATATCAGTACACATGTTAGATGATGCATGTAGCTGTTTCCACCATATTAGCACGTTCTTGCTGATATCACTGTTAACTGttttttgattttgatgataataaaaattgTTATCGTGTTTccaacatatttactcaagtgtgaaatTGTTAACTCAAGATGAAAGATGAAACTCgaatttagccaaactgaaaATATGGCGATCTGCAGTGTTTCGATGATATCTCACAGATCGGTGATACAAATAACCAGTAGTCAAAACGACCAAACATAAAACTTAATTTGggacaagtcgtatttcacgtcagttgggctaaatcggatgttatctagaAAAACTGATGGTAGTAAGGCTAATCAGTTTGGCTGATCAACAAGGATCAGTTGGGAATAACAGTTGCGGTATTTTAGTCAGCATGATCAGCTCGGTTATCCAAATGAAACGATTCAGTATGTGTTCGAAGctaagacgatgatctacaaatcatatttaCAAGTCGAAGTTTGAATCGGAGTGTAAGATAATGACACGTGACGATGAAGATAAGAGTTCTGCGCAAAGCTGATTTTAGCAGACCTCATTAGTTTGGTTTAGTCTAGCTGACGAGCCCAACTAGTAGTGGACCTCAAAATCAGTTAGGCTCGAGAAAAGTGGCCACCAAGGTGGAAATGACCGTTTCAATatcagaaacagtacaaaaactttccaaacgatcatattcttctgtctaacgtatatatcattctTGGAGCCTATAACTACGacatcttgaagatcatataCAAGCTTGAGAAGGGATTTAAAGCACGTGTAGCCTATATAAAGAAATTAGCTAGAATAAAGCAAACCCAAGTGTGATGATACATTTGAGAGATACACACTGAAATGATTAAATCCTCACATACAAttactcacacatatacatgagagttgaacttcaaagtttagacgagcgagtcttcacacaaagatactaaagattgtgtttgtagtcttgaaAAACATTATACGGATTGTGAGGTTGCGGCCTACAATCGAGAGtatgctaggagtttcaattaggcaagagataagtcctaagttgaaatgagttcgtacaaagagttgtataaatcaaagttttctagtaaatccttcccaagggtaagaaggggtgacgtaggagttgttaatctccgaacatACATAAACAAATTCATGCATATTTACTTATTGCGATTATTTACTTGCTACTTTTtttaagatgcattgttgaagcatctTATGTGTATTTCAAATACCAAATATTGCATATCATTGTTTGATACAAGCTTCAACCAAAAACGTTTTTAAACATTTAActtgcatatcttttaaatgttttaccaaaatatttaatcggtttctacgaagaattattttgagtattttccgcttggtttgaaaaccaaactcgatttaatttatcggtgtttaatatttcaagaactgaGCTATTATAGCTCAATGATTATTCCTCAACCGATCATATCATTAGATATGATCCAAAAAGCATACTCTCGAATAATTTATGATAATAAATCAAACTTTAGTTTCATAACAAATTTAACAATCACCAAGATGCTTTTGGACGAAGCTAGATAAAAGTTCCTCAACCTAAGAAGCTTATGGATTTGAGCTAGATAACAGTTCCTCAACTTTAAAATCCATCACTCAAAAAAACATAGTAAAAACCATAATAGTAGTGTATGTAACAAGTAACAACAAATACTATAATAATTGTTGAAGAAGGCATCCCAATAGAAAAATGCTAACAATTAATGTGGGATGGAACAGTCACCTCATCGCGAATATAGGTGCGAGCACGAAAAGTTAAACGTTCGTGAATATCGGCCAAGATCCTCTCCAACGTTGGACGTAATCCCACTAAGGACTCACCTCGTCGACTAAGCTGTTCCCCAAGGACTTCAACTTTCAGAATATCAACAAGTTCACAGAGTATGTCAAAATTTGCTTCATGAATGAGTTTAGGGCGCAAGGTATCATATAAGTAAGTACACCTGCCATAAAATGGGTAACATGAAGGCCATTGCAATGAAAATGAGCTGAGGAACTAGTGTGATTAGATATTTAGAAGCGAATTTAACCAAGTTTCCTTAACCTGCAGCATCTGGGATAGTGAAAAAACATGATTTCTAATGCACAATCAAACATTAGAACAAAGACAGCTATTTGATGTTACATTTCTCGATGCAAGGAATGACTCAATAAAAAACTAGTCAAATTTTTTTGCATATTGAACTTAAATCTTCTGCTGCTGGCGAATGAAAATGCATTTTCAAAGGTGAAGGGACATCAACTTTGGCCTCGAAAAACATGTGAGCAATAGAACGGAGTTTTTAATATGCAGATACAGAAGAGAAAACTAGACAAAAAGGCTCTTTGCTACGTTATTTATACTTATGTGGATGGGATGAGATAGAGAAAAGAAGATCATGCTTTTTCCTCAACTTTGTCACATAGAAAATAATATCCAAAGAGATCATGAACAAATTATAGTTGGCATTATTAAAGACATAAatagtttggtttaaaaccgaTGAATTGCATACCTTCCAGCACATGCTTAGACAATTTTATAAAGTATCCACACACGGATATAAAATTTCTACCTAGATAAGAATTTAATCAATTTATGGAACATTACTATTACCCAACAAAGACCTGGAGGAAGCTACGGAACGATTTTGGAGTTCTTTCAACAAACAACTTCCATTTTTTgcttatataatataataaatgaagAAGATCTCAAATCTGGATTTTCAACTTTCTGAATAGAAGATCCTGCCGGCAATGCACATTTAATTCACTCTCCCCACTACCCCCACCTTCTGCATGACTAATTTTAATTTGGTATCATATGGAATGTTTACATGCAATTTTTTCACCATATTTTTCAAAGTTATCCCAAATACTCTTCAAGCTTCCCATCTACAATGAGGATAACAAGCAGAAGGCTTCTGAACCAAGAATATCGAATTGGTTATTGTTGATATGACGAAGTTGAGGCCTTGAATCCAACCTTTTGTCATCAGAGACATTCTACTCTCCTTAACAAGCAGCATGAATGACGACACTTTATTCAATCAGACAAAAATCTATTCCAACATTTATGAGTACAAGCCCATGCACTTACAAGCCCATGCACTAAGGCAGAGAATATTTTCTGGATCTTTTTAGCACAAAACAGACTCTTTACTGTAACTTATGGACCATCAAAAGTGGAAGATAAACAGATTCATTGGTGCATAAATTATTAGGTTCTAATGGCTCACAGTGGATCGATTAGAGGAGCCAAACTAGAAACATCCTCTGAAGATGAGGGGAAGAAATGGTCAAAGAGTTGATGCTCAAGCTGACACACCTGGaaaacaaaaatttgatgatCAAACTGAGACAAAAGCAATTCAGTCatctatataatatatgttCGGTAATCTCATATTCAGCGACAAGACAAAAACAGGCATACACAAATTCAATAAACATGAAACATATTATCCAcaatcatattttttcattccTGATATTTGTGAAATATAATAGAGGCAAAACATAATAGTTGTTTATCTGTCATGCAAAATAAATAAGCATTAAACTACTACTAGATAGAATCATCATATCTAAAGCTTAACACCCACGGGAGAAAAATGGAGTGATCTCCTACATTGGATCCCGCTATCTACGGGATGAGTTGGTCGTTGTCAGGCTGTTATCTACAACGAATTTTGCCAACATTCAATCATAGAACAACTGGTCCATCTCTGAATGGCATATATCAAACATATGCCACACTCCCAATAAATGAAATGCAAAAAATCATATAACAACCGGTCTGTCTCCGAATTGCATATATCAAACATATGCCACACTCCCAATAAATGAAATGCAAGCTAAGTTTGATGTAGCTAAATGTCCAAGCAATGTTGCTAAAAACATTTTACAGAAAAAGATCAGTTAAGTGATGCAAGTTGCACAAGATTCTAGCGCATATAAAAAACATCATTAACAAGCTTGGGCATTCAAAAAGAAACAAGGaccaatataaaaaaaaacagcaaagaaaggaaaaagaaaCGAGGACCTCAAGTAAGGAAAGAAAAATCATGATTGACGAGAATAATTGATagcaaaataaaatgaaaatttaaaatatacttttatgTTTTCAAAGACATAACAGTACACGTATTTGTCATTTTCCGGAGTTGGTCTGGAACTATTGTGCATTTTCTATTGTagaaaaaaatgaatatgtttatgtaagttacagataacaattatttaacaaatgccaaaattttggaaaaatgatAAAACGATGCCATCCATCCCAGTAATACTTTGACTCTCTGACTTGAGCCTTTCAAATGAAACTGAAATGCAATGACGATTTTTTCCCCACATTAAATCAATTCAATCAAGCATGTCTAATGATACAACCAACCAAGCTAACCCCACAACTTGATGACCATGAGTTGGGAGAGAGAAACACGAGAACTTCTGAGTTCTGATAGTCGTGAAAATTGTTATGGGCGTCAAAATCTATGCCACAAGTCCATGGTACACTTACCAAAGTGCTTGATACGCTTCATTATCTAATTGTACATCATTTTCTTAACACATAAATAATAAGTCGCTGGAATAACATGAGCAGGAGTATAACATGATAGATGCTTGTGCTTTGAGAAATAAAAAGGTTCTGACACCACAAGAATAAAGATAACTTagtttttcctattttagacCAACCTTCCCCTTCCAACTTTAAATAAACTTagaacataatcataaaccaatgaaaaaattatatcaagACAACCTGCATTAAGTATGCACATCCTGATCTAGTCAATGAAGGCAAGGCTTCTCTCTTCGCAAATTCAGAAATACGTTGCTGTACTATGCCTTTCACCTAGAAAAGGTAAAGTCGAAAGGAAAATAAGAGCAGaataaaattagaattttttttttttatacgaaactaaattttattaaaataagaaGATGGATTACAAAGGATAGTAATCCTAAGAAGAAGAttacataatgaaaatataGTCTCTAAATTAGAATCAGCAGAAAACAAACTTCCAAGCCATTGAAGAAAGGAATTCACTCTGTAAGTCAGAGTGGGTGGGTTTACTTTTTCTTTTCCCtctcattttatttttcttctggTGCTAAGGGGTGGGATTGAGGATGCAGATTTACTCACCAACAGAAGCCTCTGTTCACAGTAAAGTTTGTGGCATTCTGTGAGTATCTGGACATATTCCTTTCTGAGTTTTCTGCTTTCAATTTCCTCCAACACTGGCTTGAGCTGCAAAATGTAACCTTTTTCAGAATAATCAACTCAATAAACAGTAATTGCATGCACCATAGTTTCAATTTTTCAGTTAATCCTCTTCCATGTTAAGTTTTATTCAGGCAGCAGATTGGAGTCATAACAACCAAGAAGGGTGGAAACTATTACCTCATTTGCTGCTGCCTTGAACCGGACATAAATAACAGATGCTTCTACACCCTCCGAAACTGTTGCTTTGTTGCCAGCATTGCTTCTAATTGCTGCCTGTACCTAGAGAGCGGAACCAAAAAATTTGATAGATGTAACTATTTTTCTGTCAACAAACACAAAAATCATTGTATACAACAAAAACGAAGCAGATATACCTGAGATGAGGTATTCTTGAGAACAGAGAGAACTCGAGAACGAATCATTCCTAAAGCTCGAGACTGtcccatgattaaaatacagtCATATATAAGCTAGGTAAGAAATAAATCTACaaactgaaaaataaaattactgtcATCAAGACTGCTTTAAATAAACAGCCACCAAAGAGCATAAATACCTGAAGTTGTCTGAACTTGACCAAGTACACATTGCACTCAGCGTATTGTGGGTTACTCTCAACATATCTACActcaataaaaaaacatttgtaatattaaaatcacaaatttcttgaaaatgttgGTCAAGTGATAAAATCACAAAGATGTTAATGTCTGGGCAAGGCTAGAATCCCGCAGTTCATGCATTAATTAACATTTTCAGAATTATGATATGAATAATATCCATACAAGATAAGTACAACATAGTATACGAGTTATTGCCTTGTTGAAACTCAAGAGGCATCCTAATTGCATATGATATACTAGTAACCTCATGTTTCAGTGAATTCATTCAAGATGGCTGTGTATGACATCACTTACGATATGCACTCGTCAAGCCTTTTGAGCAGAGGGAGGAAATTTTCATGCGTCACATTCATGCTTGGAGAATAAAAGCTAGTGGCAACCTGCAAATAAGTCACATAGACAATCATGAAAATATTACAAAACACATATTCCAAATTTATAGACTAAAGGAACCTAACTTGTGTAGGCAAGCCAACTTTATCttaattttcatgtattttctcATTAATACATGTCAagattttaaaatgtattttacaaCAAGTTTCATACGACTTAGGAGTCATTTTTTACCAAGAGTGAAGGATTCTTTGTTCAGATCAACTTGTATAAAGCCATAAAAAAGTCATAATTAATGTTGTGTACAACACATATATGTGAGTGGAAAAATGAAATGTTAGATTATATAAAGGATCATTCATTTACTAtgtttcattattttgaataaattttagCAAGCACGAAACATATGGATGGATGGAGGGCTTGCGTGTTCTCAAATTTTTACATGTTACTCTTACTAAAACTTCAAGCAGGTAGGCAAGTAAGAAATTTAGCAAGTTTTTTTGTGCAAAATGAGTCACTTTTAACCTCTTGATCAGTGTTCTAAAATTCGGCCTAGGCAGCGCAGGTCGACCGTACAGCAAAATTGCTAGTACGCTAGCTTAGGTGACATttaggtttttttaaaaaaaaatttttgagcttttaatttaattaaaaaaatgaaaggcGTTTTTTTTATAGACCGCAAATCAAAGTCCAACAAGAAAAGAGATTTCTGGCTTGCCCTAACACGCCAAATTCCATCTTCGTCTGCAATCTAGAGTGAGACCTTCATGAGGATGACTTTGCATCCGAGAAGAAGAAAATGAGTATCACCATGACGATATTGAGTTTGTGTCCGATGCCGAACAAGTTGCTGAAAATTATGGAGAAGAAGAAGTTCGATAAATTTGTGATATTCTATTGGCTGTGTAATTTTGAAGgcattttaaattgatctaatTGTGTTGGAGTTATAGTATGTGATTTCCTACGTTAATACCGAGGAATCCGCCTAGCGGCGCCTAGTCCCCTGCCTAGGCACTGGTCTCGCGACCGTCTAGCGCCTAGCGAATTTTAGAACCTTGCTCTGAATAGATATCAGGATAGGATGATGCCTGGTTTGGTTAAATTACTGATTTGAATATCAATTgtccaaataaaataatcatatagTAGAGGGATTATGTAAAATTcgagaataaaataataatactaaacCCCTTGGGCTGTATACGCATCACTTTAGCATCACGTTGTAAAGAACTTTCATCaaagattttgattatttagcacaaaatttgatatacttctaattttaaaagacaaataaGTAACAAGTATAAAAATCATAGtcatatgtaaaaaaattaaacttgaaGTACAATTTGGAATGCGGGGATAAGTTCCATGGAAGATCTCTAGAACGATTGCTTATCTAGATGATAAATTAGTGAAGCGATTTTCCAAGTAATTCTAATCAAACCTTACATTCTCCAGTTCATCGAAGTAGTTGAGCTTAACACGCAGTGATTCAGCAAATTCTATTAACTTTTGCTTCTCCATTAACTgcaacaagaaaacaaatgaACCAGGTGAAGAAATTTACTGCATTATAAAGTCTTAATCTAATATTACCTAACTTGTTTCTAATCTGTAAATCTTGATTTCTTATAGATGGCAAATCTTGGTTTTTTATAGACGGATTTATGATGACTACAAACATAGAAGAAGCATAAATGAACCTACTTTGTTAAT comes from Primulina huaijiensis isolate GDHJ02 chromosome 17, ASM1229523v2, whole genome shotgun sequence and encodes:
- the LOC140962696 gene encoding conserved oligomeric Golgi complex subunit 3-like, whose amino-acid sequence is MATTTASTGSGKSGVPKSGAISKGYNFASTWEQNAPLTEQQQAAIVALSHAVAERPVPPNLAQEQVSSQENGLSISAKHNAAEDSGVIKTVLVNTNEFYKWFADLEAAMKSETEEKYQHYVRTLTERIQTCDSILLQVDETLELFNELQLQHQAVATKTKTLHDACDRLLMEKQKLIEFAESLRVKLNYFDELENVATSFYSPSMNVTHENFLPLLKRLDECISYVESNPQYAECNVYLVKFRQLQSRALGMIRSRVLSVLKNTSSQVQAAIRSNAGNKATVSEGVEASVIYVRFKAAANELKPVLEEIESRKLRKEYVQILTECHKLYCEQRLLLVKGIVQQRISEFAKREALPSLTRSGCAYLMQVCQLEHQLFDHFFPSSSEDVSSLAPLIDPLCTYLYDTLRPKLIHEANFDILCELVDILKVEVLGEQLSRRGESLVGLRPTLERILADIHERLTFRARTYIRDEIANYPPTDEDLNYPAKLEQSTETTLETSSSDQNLDVSRTWYPPLERTISCLSKLYRCLESAVFTGLAQEAVEVCSSSILKTSKLIAKRSSAMEAQLFLIKHLLILREQIAPFDIEFSVTHKELDFSHLLEHLRRILRGQASLFDWSRSTSLARTLSPRVLENQIDAKKDLEKSLKATCEEFIMSVTKLVVDPMLSFVTKVTAVKVALSSGSQNQKVESAINRPLKDQAFATPEKVAELVQKVSSAIQQELPGVMSKMKLYLQNPSTRAILFRPIKTNIIEAHVQVQSLLKSEYSTDDIHTVNMISVQELQSQLDSLL